A region of Deinococcus rubellus DNA encodes the following proteins:
- a CDS encoding aminotransferase class V-fold PLP-dependent enzyme, translating into MDPFAEFRSDLIGQDAVIQTPFGDRRVTYADHVASGRALRSTETFLAERVLPLYANTHTEDSATGAITSRLAHDACEYVKTQLGADKSCTLLWCGSGSTAAVKRLQEILGLAAPSALLERLRQATPLAERPVVFVGPYEHHSNEVTWRESLAEVVEVPLCPRGGVDLEALRVLLKAPEYRARRKIGSFSAASNVTGHLTDTRTLARLLHAQGALAFFDFAACAPYVPIDMRPGRPDGYDAVFLSPHKFAGGPGTPGLLCFQTHLYPAGAPTTAGGGTVSYVSRTTHRFVADVEAREDAGTPAILGKIRAALAFKAKERLGTDAIQAREHELIGRAIAGLRRHPNIRLLGNLDEPRLAVLSFLIRSGSEAVLHPRFVVRLLNDLFGIQSRGGCACAGPYGHALLNIDDATSERYLSCVLGGFDGLKPGWTRLNFAPWTSEAEFGFMLDALEFVADYGERFVPLYDVDWHTGTWTHPADQPLPGLFDVPAPARQAGEVPYAAYLAEARELAQALSAPTARVIPSQVPGELVFFRY; encoded by the coding sequence ATGGACCCCTTCGCGGAATTTCGTAGTGACCTGATCGGTCAGGACGCGGTGATTCAGACGCCTTTCGGTGACCGCCGCGTGACCTACGCCGATCACGTCGCCTCGGGGCGTGCCCTGCGCTCCACTGAAACCTTCCTGGCCGAGCGGGTCCTGCCGCTCTATGCCAACACCCACACCGAGGACTCGGCCACTGGGGCCATCACGTCCCGTCTGGCCCACGACGCCTGCGAGTATGTCAAGACCCAGCTCGGCGCAGACAAAAGCTGCACACTGCTGTGGTGTGGGTCGGGCAGCACGGCGGCGGTCAAGCGCCTTCAGGAGATCCTGGGCCTGGCCGCGCCCTCGGCCCTGCTGGAGCGCCTGCGGCAGGCCACCCCGCTCGCCGAGCGCCCAGTGGTCTTCGTCGGGCCCTACGAGCACCACAGCAACGAGGTCACCTGGCGCGAGAGCCTGGCCGAGGTCGTGGAAGTACCGCTGTGTCCCAGGGGCGGCGTTGATCTCGAAGCCTTGCGGGTGCTGCTCAAGGCCCCGGAGTACCGTGCCCGGCGCAAGATCGGGTCGTTCAGCGCCGCCAGCAACGTGACTGGTCACCTGACCGATACCCGTACCCTGGCCCGGCTCCTGCACGCCCAGGGTGCCCTGGCGTTCTTCGACTTTGCCGCCTGTGCGCCCTACGTGCCGATCGACATGCGGCCCGGACGCCCCGATGGCTACGACGCGGTGTTTCTCAGCCCGCACAAATTCGCGGGCGGCCCCGGGACGCCGGGCCTGCTGTGCTTCCAGACGCACCTGTACCCGGCGGGCGCACCTACAACGGCGGGCGGCGGCACGGTGAGTTACGTCAGCCGCACCACCCACCGCTTCGTGGCCGACGTGGAAGCGCGTGAGGACGCCGGAACGCCCGCCATTCTCGGCAAGATCCGGGCGGCCCTGGCGTTCAAGGCCAAGGAACGGCTGGGCACCGACGCCATTCAGGCGCGTGAGCACGAATTGATTGGCCGCGCCATTGCCGGGCTGCGCCGCCATCCCAACATTCGCCTGCTGGGCAACCTCGACGAGCCGAGACTGGCGGTGCTGTCGTTTCTGATCCGCAGCGGCAGCGAGGCTGTGCTGCACCCCCGCTTCGTAGTGCGGCTGCTCAACGACCTGTTCGGCATCCAGTCGCGTGGCGGCTGCGCCTGCGCCGGTCCCTACGGTCACGCGCTGCTGAACATCGACGACGCGACCAGCGAGCGCTACCTGTCCTGCGTGCTGGGCGGGTTTGACGGTCTCAAGCCCGGCTGGACACGGCTGAACTTCGCGCCCTGGACCAGCGAGGCCGAGTTCGGTTTCATGCTCGACGCCCTGGAATTTGTGGCCGATTACGGCGAGCGCTTTGTGCCGCTCTACGACGTGGACTGGCACACCGGCACCTGGACCCACCCGGCAGATCAGCCGCTGCCCGGCCTGTTTGATGTTCCGGCCCCGGCGCGTCAGGCGGGCGAGGTGCCTTATGCGGCATATCTGGCCGAGGCGCGCGAACTTGCCCAGGCCCTCAGCGCCCCCACCGCGCGGGTGATTCCGTCCCAGGTGCCCGGCGAACTGGTGTTTTTCAGGTACTGA
- the aspS gene encoding aspartate--tRNA(Asn) ligase → MTTSESAQPAAPSTRLPRTLTRDLGQHDGQPVRLQGFVHARRDLGGVQFVVLRDKSGVAQCVGSGLHLPLPESSVEITGTVKAHKKAPGGFEVQVGSMKVLSAATQASPLEIPKMEWNVNPETMLDYRYVSVRGLRERAALKVQGEIVYAFHTYLRGQGFTEISTPKIVSAGAEGGANLFKLDYFGEQAYLAQSPQLYKQIMVGVFERVYEVAPVYRAEEHATSRHLNEYLSLDVEMGFIDDEEDVMNLENGFMTFAMERLRESCAAEFELLGATIPEVPRHIPRITLLEARKLVTEKFGHQVGGKDLDPEAERLLCQHFSETENSDFVFVTKYPRAARPFYTHADHTEDGSLNPDLTRGFDLLFRGIEITSGGQRIHEYQMLMNSIDAYKMNREAMSGYSEVFKYGMPPHGGFAIGAERLTARLLGIANVRYARAFPRDRNRLTP, encoded by the coding sequence ATGACCACTTCAGAATCGGCCCAGCCCGCTGCCCCATCCACCAGACTTCCCCGCACCCTCACCCGCGACCTCGGCCAGCATGACGGCCAGCCGGTCCGCTTGCAGGGCTTCGTCCATGCCCGGCGCGACCTCGGCGGGGTGCAGTTCGTGGTGCTGCGCGACAAATCCGGCGTAGCCCAGTGCGTCGGCTCGGGGCTGCATCTGCCCCTGCCCGAGAGCAGCGTGGAGATTACCGGCACGGTCAAGGCCCACAAGAAAGCGCCTGGCGGCTTCGAGGTGCAGGTCGGGAGCATGAAGGTGCTGTCGGCGGCGACCCAGGCGTCTCCGCTGGAAATTCCCAAGATGGAGTGGAACGTCAATCCCGAGACCATGCTGGATTACCGCTACGTGTCGGTGCGCGGCCTGCGCGAACGGGCGGCGCTCAAGGTGCAGGGCGAGATCGTCTACGCCTTCCACACCTACCTGCGCGGCCAGGGTTTCACCGAGATCAGCACGCCCAAGATCGTCTCGGCGGGCGCGGAGGGCGGCGCGAACCTCTTCAAGCTCGACTACTTTGGTGAGCAGGCCTACCTGGCCCAGAGTCCGCAGCTCTACAAGCAGATCATGGTGGGCGTCTTCGAGCGCGTCTACGAGGTGGCCCCAGTCTACCGCGCCGAGGAACACGCCACCAGCCGCCACCTCAACGAGTACCTGTCGCTGGACGTGGAGATGGGCTTTATCGACGACGAGGAAGACGTGATGAACCTGGAAAACGGTTTCATGACGTTTGCGATGGAGCGCCTTCGCGAGAGCTGCGCCGCCGAGTTCGAGCTGCTGGGCGCGACCATTCCCGAGGTTCCCAGACATATTCCGCGCATCACGCTGCTGGAGGCCAGAAAGCTCGTCACCGAGAAGTTCGGGCATCAGGTGGGCGGCAAGGACCTCGACCCGGAAGCCGAGCGCTTGCTGTGCCAGCACTTCTCCGAAACCGAGAACAGCGACTTCGTGTTCGTCACCAAATATCCGCGCGCGGCCCGGCCCTTCTACACGCACGCTGACCACACCGAGGACGGCAGCCTCAACCCCGACCTGACACGCGGCTTCGACCTGCTGTTCCGGGGCATCGAGATCACCTCCGGCGGCCAGCGTATCCACGAATATCAGATGCTGATGAACTCGATCGACGCCTACAAGATGAACCGCGAGGCCATGAGCGGCTACTCGGAAGTCTTCAAGTACGGCATGCCCCCGCACGGCGGCTTCGCGATCGGGGCCGAGCGCCTCACCGCCAGACTGCTGGGCATCGCCAACGTTCGCTACGCCCGCGCCTTCCCGCGCGACCGCAACCGCCTGACACCCTGA
- a CDS encoding 3'(2'),5'-bisphosphate nucleotidase CysQ family protein, with product MLQTMTYAHERQIAEALARQAGELLLRHRAAGFKVDYKTSKDDPVTVADTEASELIVAGLRAAFPDDGILSEELTDTAERLSKRRVWIIDPIDGTTEYVDGTPDFAVSIGLAVEGEAVLGVVNAPARQALYSGVVGEGLTRNGERAGFSARLPAEFLIAVSDTEHKRELHRYPLPQMLPSGSIALKLALIAAGEADATFTMSPRSEWDIAAGMALIQAAGGSVTRRGGGRIPLNSPEPAIRQGLIGGRPDVVAWLEDELFRLAVPEQQLGLTDTDGAWALLGRADQAQLRGEKHLHIRHAAGKVVALVLLDDDLRVRRSEGDALHLGVLTRDLTRAYGPLQGA from the coding sequence ATGCTGCAGACGATGACCTACGCCCATGAACGCCAGATCGCCGAGGCCCTCGCCCGTCAGGCCGGAGAACTCCTGCTCAGACACCGCGCCGCCGGATTCAAGGTGGACTACAAGACCTCCAAGGACGACCCAGTGACGGTGGCCGATACCGAGGCGTCCGAACTGATCGTGGCCGGACTGCGGGCGGCCTTTCCGGATGACGGCATTCTGTCCGAAGAACTCACCGACACCGCCGAGCGCCTCAGCAAACGCCGGGTCTGGATCATCGACCCGATTGACGGCACCACAGAGTACGTGGACGGTACCCCCGATTTTGCGGTCAGTATCGGCCTGGCGGTGGAGGGCGAGGCGGTGCTGGGTGTGGTGAATGCACCTGCCCGGCAGGCCCTTTACAGCGGTGTGGTGGGGGAGGGCCTAACCAGGAACGGTGAGCGCGCCGGGTTCAGCGCTCGCCTGCCCGCCGAATTCCTGATCGCCGTCTCGGATACCGAACATAAGCGCGAACTGCACCGCTACCCGCTGCCGCAGATGCTTCCGTCGGGCAGCATCGCCCTCAAGCTGGCGCTGATTGCGGCGGGCGAGGCCGACGCGACGTTTACCATGTCGCCCAGAAGCGAGTGGGACATCGCGGCGGGTATGGCGCTCATTCAGGCGGCGGGCGGAAGCGTGACCCGGCGCGGCGGCGGCAGGATTCCCCTCAACTCACCCGAACCCGCCATCCGGCAAGGCCTGATCGGGGGCCGACCCGACGTGGTGGCCTGGTTGGAAGACGAACTGTTCCGCCTGGCCGTGCCGGAGCAGCAACTCGGCCTCACCGATACCGACGGGGCGTGGGCGTTGCTGGGCCGTGCCGACCAAGCCCAGTTGCGCGGCGAAAAGCACCTGCACATCCGCCACGCGGCAGGAAAGGTGGTGGCCCTGGTACTGCTGGACGACGATCTGCGGGTGCGGCGCTCGGAAGGCGACGCCCTGCACCTCGGCGTCCTGACCCGTGATCTGACGCGGGCGTATGGACCGCTGCAAGGCGCTTAG
- a CDS encoding DUF58 domain-containing protein, with protein sequence MIVDPWTLAWLAVLLLLVGLIWAAYRQPPKLELSRELPPAGFVGRPLPYRVTAQLRSRLPLRYVIEDAPPLRIIADRQLRWGGWLWHSGAAQLSGEVNLNTRGEYHWPDTVLRWADPFGLFWRSVRLNFPTRLEVYPGVHGLRLPDLLRPLLSEGALSRTLGLDDPLSLRGARPYVPGDPPGRIHWRLSARSGELTVRELERTASSRLMVYLDPRGDAVFAESAVRLAASLVQEALHLDLPVSLSTPGHATPSGRTPQALRAALSRLATLQPLSPGEALPNMASELTFQAAGSNLIVLTQRAPTDLLTAALRARTSAKRVVVVVMPEGFYLEPGESPRRQWAGLPDSVRDLERQAGVLADAGVLVFVLRGNQSVLRLA encoded by the coding sequence GTGATCGTCGACCCGTGGACCCTGGCCTGGCTCGCTGTGCTGCTCTTGCTCGTGGGCCTGATCTGGGCCGCCTACCGGCAGCCGCCCAAATTGGAACTGAGCCGCGAACTGCCGCCAGCAGGTTTCGTGGGCCGTCCGCTGCCCTACCGGGTGACGGCGCAGCTGCGCTCGCGGCTGCCACTGCGCTACGTCATAGAAGACGCGCCGCCGCTGCGGATCATCGCGGACAGGCAACTACGCTGGGGCGGCTGGCTGTGGCACTCGGGCGCAGCGCAGCTCAGCGGCGAGGTCAACCTCAACACGCGCGGCGAGTACCACTGGCCCGATACCGTGCTGCGCTGGGCCGATCCATTCGGGCTGTTCTGGCGCAGCGTCCGGCTCAACTTTCCCACCCGGCTGGAAGTCTATCCTGGCGTTCACGGGCTGCGGCTGCCCGATCTGCTGCGCCCGCTGCTCTCGGAAGGCGCGCTCAGCCGCACGCTGGGCCTGGACGACCCGCTGAGTCTGCGCGGGGCGCGGCCCTACGTGCCGGGCGACCCGCCGGGCCGGATTCACTGGCGGCTCTCGGCGCGCAGCGGCGAACTGACCGTGCGCGAACTGGAGCGCACCGCCAGCAGCCGCCTGATGGTGTACCTCGACCCGCGCGGCGACGCGGTGTTCGCGGAGAGCGCCGTGCGCCTGGCGGCCAGCCTGGTCCAGGAAGCGCTGCACCTCGATCTGCCGGTCTCGCTGAGCACGCCGGGCCACGCGACACCTTCAGGCCGCACCCCTCAGGCACTCCGGGCGGCGCTCTCGCGGCTGGCGACCTTGCAGCCGCTTTCCCCCGGCGAGGCCCTACCCAACATGGCAAGCGAGTTGACCTTTCAGGCGGCGGGCAGCAACCTGATCGTGCTGACCCAGCGCGCACCCACCGATCTGCTGACGGCGGCGCTGCGGGCCAGGACCAGCGCCAAACGGGTGGTCGTGGTGGTCATGCCGGAGGGCTTCTATCTGGAGCCTGGCGAGTCGCCGCGCCGCCAGTGGGCGGGCCTGCCGGACAGCGTGCGCGACCTGGAAAGGCAGGCGGGCGTGCTGGCCGACGCCGGGGTGCTGGTGTTCGTGCTGCGCGGCAACCAGAGTGTGCTGCGGCTGGCATGA
- a CDS encoding AAA family ATPase, which yields MTEPAQPSDLQAWAERLESNVARVLVGKQQVTRLALAAALAGGHLLLEDAPGTGKTMLARALAASLGLVFKRVQFTPDLLPSDVTGVSVYRGGEFSFVPGPIFTGILLADEINRATPKTQSALLEAMGEGQVTESGVTHRLEQPFFVMATQNPVEHEGTYRLPEAQLDRFLMRLSVGYPALEEEVALLARLQGVHPIGTLEAVGTPQELLAAQAAARRIYVDEEVRRYIARLTAATRAHPQVLLGAGPRASLAMQGIAQALAALAGRTYVLPDDVKTAAPFVLAHRLSLGTEARLLGIRDVQVVGEVLASVPVPAETVPARP from the coding sequence ATGACTGAGCCCGCTCAACCGTCCGATCTGCAAGCCTGGGCCGAGCGCCTGGAAAGCAACGTGGCCCGCGTGCTGGTGGGCAAACAGCAGGTGACCCGGCTGGCCCTGGCCGCCGCCCTCGCGGGCGGACACCTGCTGCTCGAAGACGCCCCCGGTACCGGCAAGACCATGCTGGCCCGCGCCCTGGCGGCCTCGCTGGGCCTGGTGTTCAAGCGGGTGCAGTTCACGCCCGATCTGCTGCCCAGCGACGTGACCGGCGTGAGCGTGTACCGGGGGGGCGAGTTCAGCTTCGTGCCGGGCCCGATCTTCACCGGGATACTGCTGGCCGACGAGATCAACCGCGCCACCCCCAAAACCCAGTCGGCGCTGCTGGAGGCGATGGGCGAGGGGCAGGTCACCGAGTCGGGCGTGACGCACCGCCTGGAGCAGCCGTTTTTTGTGATGGCGACCCAGAATCCGGTGGAACACGAGGGCACCTACCGCCTGCCGGAAGCGCAACTCGACCGTTTTCTGATGCGGCTCTCGGTGGGCTATCCGGCGCTGGAGGAGGAGGTGGCGCTACTCGCACGCCTGCAAGGTGTCCACCCGATTGGCACGCTGGAGGCGGTGGGCACGCCCCAGGAACTGCTGGCCGCCCAGGCTGCCGCCCGCCGAATTTATGTCGATGAGGAAGTGCGGCGCTACATCGCCCGGCTGACAGCGGCCACCCGCGCCCACCCCCAGGTGCTGCTGGGGGCCGGACCGCGCGCCAGCCTGGCCATGCAGGGCATCGCCCAGGCGCTGGCTGCCCTCGCAGGCCGGACCTACGTGCTGCCCGACGATGTGAAGACAGCGGCTCCCTTTGTGCTGGCCCACCGCCTGAGCCTGGGCACCGAGGCGCGGCTGCTGGGCATCAGGGACGTGCAGGTGGTCGGGGAGGTGCTGGCCAGCGTGCCAGTACCAGCTGAAACCGTGCCCGCCCGCCCGTGA
- a CDS encoding DUF4129 domain-containing protein, translating to MLTRPLLLACLPWTALGWQPWWLCLLQSGAVAFTVSRRERAALPPGSLFVSLLLLALLGTLTHWPDLKSAALTFVVTGPLSLLLAAGIGGAQQGQRWALAIPAALLLLGPTWLGVLGLLLGALGLGGPDRQAESGLKPQGRPGLGWPMLLTAAVALLTFALLPRPALPHLDRTPIDVVQRVPDAPASVRPPAQNQVGKPRAAPRLAPDRSLQALLDASSLPLLGMALLCLAVLWRMRPIKGQPLKWWALLPIVGLLAAAGLFVLGLLLQPQPLYRVVGRIVEPAARQVTPAGGGAGRQTAPLPLNLPTWLIWTVAALSLLLLLLIAWAVLRLRELPDDTDGPALTDPPDGPTDAPTGRVRAAYAATLHVLAHHGLSRLTSETPDELLSRAAVRWPEAAAPLAQLTGAYSPVRYGQAADESQAEAAEHSAAEVQSLLDASPVPDFPLPRYP from the coding sequence ATGCTGACGCGCCCGCTGCTGCTTGCCTGCCTGCCCTGGACGGCGCTGGGCTGGCAGCCCTGGTGGCTGTGCCTGCTCCAGAGTGGAGCAGTGGCCTTCACCGTCAGTCGCCGGGAGCGCGCCGCCCTGCCGCCGGGGTCTTTGTTCGTCAGCCTGCTGCTGCTGGCCCTGCTGGGGACACTGACACACTGGCCCGATCTGAAAAGCGCGGCCCTGACCTTCGTGGTGACCGGACCTCTCTCGCTGCTGCTGGCAGCAGGCATCGGCGGCGCGCAGCAGGGGCAGCGCTGGGCGCTGGCGATCCCGGCGGCCCTGCTGCTGCTCGGCCCCACCTGGCTGGGCGTCCTGGGGCTGCTGCTCGGCGCGCTGGGACTGGGCGGCCCGGACCGTCAGGCGGAGTCGGGGCTGAAACCGCAGGGCAGGCCAGGTCTGGGCTGGCCCATGCTGCTGACCGCCGCAGTGGCGCTGCTGACTTTTGCCCTGCTGCCCCGGCCTGCCCTGCCCCACCTGGACCGCACCCCGATTGACGTCGTCCAGCGGGTGCCCGACGCGCCAGCGTCGGTGCGTCCACCCGCCCAAAATCAGGTCGGCAAGCCCAGGGCCGCGCCCCGGCTCGCCCCGGACCGCAGCCTGCAAGCCTTGCTCGACGCCTCCAGCCTGCCGCTGCTGGGTATGGCACTGTTGTGCCTGGCGGTGCTGTGGCGGATGCGGCCAATCAAAGGCCAGCCGCTGAAGTGGTGGGCACTGCTGCCCATTGTGGGACTGCTGGCAGCGGCAGGACTCTTCGTTCTGGGTCTTCTCCTTCAGCCGCAGCCGCTCTACCGGGTGGTGGGGCGCATCGTCGAACCGGCGGCGAGGCAGGTGACCCCGGCGGGTGGCGGAGCCGGGCGGCAGACCGCGCCCCTGCCACTGAACCTGCCGACCTGGCTGATCTGGACGGTGGCGGCACTGAGCTTGCTGCTGCTGCTGCTCATTGCCTGGGCCGTGCTGCGGCTCAGGGAACTGCCGGACGACACCGACGGCCCTGCGTTGACGGACCCCCCAGACGGCCCCACTGACGCGCCGACGGGCCGGGTGCGGGCGGCCTACGCCGCCACCCTGCATGTGCTGGCCCATCACGGTCTGAGCCGCCTGACCAGCGAAACCCCCGACGAACTGCTCAGCCGCGCCGCCGTTCGCTGGCCCGAGGCCGCCGCGCCGCTGGCACAACTGACCGGGGCCTATTCCCCGGTGCGCTACGGTCAGGCCGCCGACGAAAGCCAGGCCGAGGCTGCCGAGCACAGCGCCGCCGAGGTGCAGTCTCTCCTCGACGCCTCCCCCGTTCCCGACTTCCCCCTTCCGAGGTACCCATGA
- a CDS encoding PhoH family protein, giving the protein MNEQTLITAQIHLNSPEEALHLLGTSDSNLRRMRERTPARLTARGDTISVSGQDAGQVAAAERMIKDALELVRGGHELTPEAVDRIANLNGEGRSLAAETSSAPSLPRGIKPKTPGQKVYLEKVETSDITFGIGPAGTGKTYLAVAMAVNALKAKKVKRIILTRPAVEAGEKLGFLPGDLQAKIDPYLRPLYDALYDMLDQEKFESYLTSGVIEVAPLAFMRGRTLNDAFVILDEAQNTTGEQMKMFLTRMGFSSKVVVTGDVTQIDLPRHVTSGLAISKRILSQIEGIAWHEFTDVDVVRHPLVGKIIRAYEQAENAEQDKRAARRGDLQSLPENERDNQQG; this is encoded by the coding sequence TTGAACGAACAGACGCTGATCACCGCCCAGATTCACCTCAACTCGCCCGAGGAAGCGCTCCATCTGCTCGGCACCAGCGACAGCAATCTGCGGCGCATGCGCGAACGCACGCCTGCGCGCCTCACCGCACGCGGCGACACCATCAGCGTCAGCGGGCAGGACGCGGGCCAGGTGGCCGCCGCCGAGCGCATGATCAAGGACGCGCTCGAACTGGTGCGCGGCGGGCATGAGCTGACGCCCGAAGCGGTGGACCGCATCGCCAACCTGAACGGCGAGGGCCGCAGCCTGGCCGCCGAGACCAGCAGCGCGCCGAGCCTGCCGCGCGGCATCAAGCCCAAGACGCCGGGCCAGAAGGTGTACCTCGAAAAAGTAGAGACGAGTGACATCACCTTCGGCATCGGCCCGGCGGGCACCGGCAAGACCTACCTGGCCGTGGCGATGGCCGTCAACGCCCTCAAGGCCAAGAAGGTCAAGCGCATCATCCTGACCCGGCCCGCCGTGGAAGCCGGAGAAAAGCTGGGCTTCTTGCCAGGCGACCTCCAGGCCAAGATCGATCCTTACCTGCGCCCGCTCTACGACGCCCTCTACGACATGCTCGATCAGGAGAAGTTCGAGTCCTACCTGACCAGCGGCGTGATCGAGGTGGCCCCGCTGGCATTCATGAGAGGAAGGACTTTGAACGACGCCTTCGTCATTCTCGACGAGGCCCAGAACACCACCGGCGAGCAGATGAAGATGTTTCTGACCCGCATGGGCTTCTCCAGCAAGGTGGTCGTGACCGGCGACGTGACCCAGATCGATCTGCCGCGCCACGTCACCAGCGGGCTGGCAATTTCCAAGCGTATCCTCAGCCAGATCGAGGGCATTGCCTGGCATGAATTCACCGACGTGGACGTGGTGCGCCACCCCCTGGTCGGCAAGATCATCCGGGCCTATGAGCAGGCCGAGAATGCCGAGCAAGACAAGCGAGCGGCGCGCCGGGGCGACCTCCAGAGCCTGCCGGAAAACGAAAGGGACAACCAGCAGGGCTGA
- the aroE gene encoding shikimate dehydrogenase yields the protein MREKAKPAGRPVQAYLFADPVSHTLSPVMHNAAFAACGLAGEYSARWVSAAELGQALASLRVEGVLGANLTIPHKETAVAYMDSLSGAARTIGAINTVINVGGQLHGDNTDAPGLAAALSDAGDAGGPAVVLGAGGAARAAVYALRLRQREVFVVNRTPDRARSLTAALGGQALDRAAVSWEQVSLIVNASSAGLNDPDQTPLLDFDFAALPPSALVYDMVYKPAETRMMREARAAGLRAENGLGMLAQQARLAFIAWTGCEIGIKVFLDALRLHGLDRGAPL from the coding sequence ATGAGGGAGAAGGCCAAACCGGCAGGTCGTCCGGTGCAGGCATACCTATTCGCCGATCCGGTGTCTCATACTTTATCCCCGGTGATGCACAACGCGGCCTTTGCGGCTTGCGGCCTGGCAGGCGAATACAGCGCCCGCTGGGTCAGTGCTGCCGAACTGGGCCAGGCGCTCGCCTCGCTGCGCGTCGAGGGCGTGCTGGGCGCGAATCTCACCATTCCCCACAAGGAAACGGCAGTTGCCTATATGGACTCGCTCAGCGGCGCAGCGCGGACCATCGGGGCCATCAATACCGTCATCAATGTGGGCGGTCAATTGCACGGCGATAACACCGACGCGCCAGGGCTGGCGGCGGCGTTGTCGGACGCGGGCGATGCAGGCGGCCCCGCCGTGGTGCTGGGCGCGGGCGGTGCGGCGCGGGCCGCTGTCTACGCCCTGCGGCTTCGGCAGCGGGAAGTGTTCGTGGTCAACCGCACCCCGGACCGGGCACGCTCACTCACGGCGGCGCTGGGTGGCCAGGCGCTGGACCGGGCTGCCGTCTCCTGGGAGCAGGTGTCGCTGATCGTCAACGCCTCCAGCGCAGGACTGAACGACCCGGATCAGACGCCACTGCTGGACTTCGACTTCGCTGCCCTGCCGCCCTCTGCGCTCGTCTACGACATGGTCTACAAGCCCGCCGAGACCCGAATGATGCGCGAGGCCCGCGCCGCTGGCCTGCGCGCCGAGAATGGTCTGGGGATGCTGGCCCAGCAGGCACGGCTGGCCTTCATCGCCTGGACCGGCTGTGAAATCGGGATCAAGGTCTTTCTGGATGCCCTGCGCCTGCACGGGCTGGACCGGGGAGCGCCGCTGTGA